The following coding sequences lie in one Candidatus Poribacteria bacterium genomic window:
- a CDS encoding EutN/CcmL family microcompartment protein, with protein sequence MVLCKVVGTVVATRKDEKLVGGKLMVVQEIDVECNPKDRYLVAMDSVGAGVGEVVLVVTGSSSRYTPLTREKPVDAAITAIVDIIEVHGEVKYKKGSSG encoded by the coding sequence ATGGTTCTATGCAAGGTAGTCGGAACGGTTGTGGCGACACGCAAGGACGAAAAACTCGTGGGCGGGAAACTTATGGTCGTCCAGGAGATAGATGTCGAATGTAATCCCAAGGATAGGTATCTGGTGGCTATGGATTCGGTGGGAGCTGGCGTGGGAGAAGTAGTACTGGTCGTCACCGGAAGCTCTTCCAGATATACTCCTCTCACCAGGGAGAAGCCGGTAGATGCTGCAATCACTGCCATAGTCGATATAATCGAGGTCCACGGCGAGGTGAAATATAAGAAAGGGAGCTCAGGATAG
- a CDS encoding 5-formyltetrahydrofolate cyclo-ligase gives MGSAEAKDKLRRRILRKCRALSPDEVIGRSSKIRYRFIELTEEQGFNVVMIYISVRNEVDTYELGKELLRMGKMVCAPVVDRTQRRILPYTVSRIPDDLVDGEYNIPEPSREKGQPVDPNSIDVVVVPGVGFDLRGYRIGYGGGYYDRFLPLCSNALFVGLAYEFQIVDKVPNEDWDIRMDMIITEERVIRTSTASEGRG, from the coding sequence ATGGGTTCAGCCGAAGCAAAAGATAAACTGCGCAGGCGAATACTGAGGAAATGCAGGGCGCTTAGCCCTGATGAGGTGATCGGGAGGAGCTCCAAGATACGATACAGGTTCATCGAGCTAACGGAGGAGCAGGGATTCAACGTGGTGATGATCTACATCAGCGTGAGGAACGAGGTGGATACCTATGAGCTGGGAAAAGAGCTCCTGAGGATGGGTAAAATGGTCTGCGCCCCGGTGGTCGATAGGACTCAGAGGAGAATCCTGCCCTACACGGTGAGCAGAATCCCCGATGACCTGGTGGATGGGGAATACAATATACCCGAGCCGTCGAGGGAGAAGGGACAACCGGTTGATCCCAACTCGATAGATGTCGTCGTGGTCCCTGGCGTGGGATTTGACCTGAGAGGATATAGGATCGGATACGGGGGAGGATATTACGATAGATTCCTACCGCTGTGTTCGAATGCGCTTTTTGTGGGGCTGGCATATGAGTTCCAGATCGTCGATAAGGTACCGAACGAGGATTGGGATATACGAATGGATATGATCATAACGGAGGAACGCGTGATAAGGACGTCTACGGCATCAGAGGGGCGAGGTTAA
- a CDS encoding flavin reductase family protein: MGKVKMSPRRIVYPTPAALITCVDEEGRPNIITLAEVAHPCIANPTMMMLAIAPERYSNSLIRKTKEFVVNFPTADLAEKVDGCGCVSGRDVDKFDRFGLTPLPASVVKPPLIKECPVNVECVLRSVQPIGYHDFFMGEVVAIHVDEEVLDERGGIIPGKLNPLVFVLGEYWNVGRRLGHHGFSRSKR, from the coding sequence TTGGGCAAGGTCAAAATGTCACCGAGACGAATAGTTTATCCGACCCCTGCCGCCCTCATCACGTGCGTTGACGAGGAGGGCAGGCCGAACATAATCACCCTGGCCGAGGTGGCGCATCCGTGTATCGCCAACCCGACGATGATGATGCTCGCCATAGCGCCTGAGAGATACTCAAACAGCCTGATAAGAAAGACGAAGGAATTCGTCGTGAACTTCCCGACGGCCGATCTGGCGGAGAAGGTGGATGGATGCGGGTGCGTTTCAGGCAGAGATGTGGATAAATTCGATAGGTTCGGCCTGACTCCTCTGCCCGCCTCCGTAGTCAAACCGCCCCTGATAAAGGAGTGTCCCGTTAACGTCGAATGTGTGCTGAGATCCGTCCAGCCGATAGGATATCACGACTTCTTCATGGGTGAGGTGGTCGCCATACATGTCGATGAGGAGGTGCTCGACGAGAGAGGGGGAATCATTCCCGGGAAGCTTAACCCGCTGGTCTTCGTTCTAGGAGAGTACTGGAACGTCGGTAGGAGGCTCGGACATCATGGGTTCAGCCGAAGCAAAAGATAA
- a CDS encoding DegT/DnrJ/EryC1/StrS family aminotransferase encodes MEKLAIDGGKPIRDKPFPPVRKVGDEELEELRKVIESGNLFRGARVREFEEKFARLYGVKRAVSSTSGTAAIHVAMAMLNLNPGDEVITGPITDIGTVIPILAQNAIPVFADIQPDTFNLDPDDVERKITPKTRAIVTVHLFGNPSDMDGLLRVARRHGIALVEDSAQAHLASYKGKLTGTIGDIGCFSFQQSKHMITGDGGMTITDNDEYGDRGAIFVDKGWERWVSGPRHYAMFGMNYRMTELQAAVGIAQLRKVKQVTETRNRLGDMLSEMISDVGGVKPQRVLEGCRCVYWYYGMVVEEDAPFTAGQFAKALSAEGIPAGAHYIGKPIFLCHEAVRNKKIYGDSDCPFNCRYTSAKVEYTEGLCPVAESVLDRLITISVNEFMNEEDIADIARAIRKVSEGLSTKGRA; translated from the coding sequence ATGGAAAAACTGGCCATAGATGGTGGTAAACCTATAAGGGATAAACCGTTTCCACCCGTTAGGAAGGTTGGAGATGAAGAGCTGGAAGAGCTGAGAAAGGTGATAGAATCCGGCAACCTCTTTCGAGGAGCAAGGGTCAGGGAGTTCGAGGAGAAATTCGCCCGGCTTTACGGCGTCAAAAGGGCCGTATCCAGCACGTCCGGCACGGCTGCGATACACGTGGCGATGGCGATGTTGAACCTCAACCCCGGCGATGAGGTTATAACCGGGCCGATAACGGATATAGGGACGGTTATACCCATCCTCGCCCAAAACGCCATACCGGTCTTCGCCGATATCCAGCCGGATACCTTCAATCTGGATCCCGATGACGTCGAACGCAAGATCACCCCGAAGACGAGAGCGATCGTAACGGTTCATCTCTTCGGAAACCCATCCGATATGGATGGGCTTCTCCGGGTTGCGCGTAGACATGGGATCGCTCTCGTGGAAGACAGCGCCCAGGCTCATCTGGCCTCATATAAGGGCAAGCTGACCGGCACCATAGGGGATATAGGCTGTTTCAGCTTCCAACAGAGCAAGCATATGATAACCGGCGACGGGGGAATGACGATAACCGATAACGACGAATACGGTGACCGCGGGGCGATCTTCGTCGATAAGGGATGGGAGAGATGGGTCTCAGGGCCCAGGCATTACGCCATGTTCGGGATGAATTACAGGATGACGGAGCTACAGGCCGCCGTCGGAATCGCGCAACTGAGGAAGGTCAAGCAGGTGACTGAGACCAGGAACAGGCTCGGAGACATGCTCAGCGAGATGATATCGGATGTCGGGGGTGTCAAGCCACAGAGGGTTTTGGAAGGATGCCGATGTGTATATTGGTATTATGGGATGGTCGTTGAGGAAGACGCCCCCTTCACCGCCGGTCAGTTCGCGAAAGCCCTCTCCGCCGAGGGCATACCGGCCGGGGCGCATTATATCGGCAAACCCATCTTTCTGTGTCACGAGGCGGTGAGGAATAAGAAGATCTACGGCGATTCAGACTGCCCTTTCAACTGCAGGTATACCTCAGCTAAGGTCGAATACACCGAGGGATTATGCCCCGTCGCCGAGTCGGTCCTCGACAGGCTTATCACCATATCCGTAAACGAGTTCATGAACGAGGAGGATATAGCCGATATAGCAAGGGCTATCAGAAAGGTGAGCGAGGGGCTATCAACAAAAGGCAGGGCGTAG
- a CDS encoding S8 family serine peptidase — protein sequence MVLILSLLIAISSVNSPSERIDGFLLAISQLPLEQVERLDFVHDGVARVLIKLSGPIDHLPGAKIRTITGTIASAEIALSRISDLATSPHVLFVQPAIRLKPCQEWIRGNIKDIGADLAHRSDPAFTGRGTIIGVIDTGIDWSHPDFANPDGSSKILYIWDQTVTIPGKEPADYGYGSEWSRAEIQSGVCREMDTYGHGTHVSGVASSVAPDAQIIAVKSYLFDDQVIDGVNYVFKRARELGMPAVVNMSFGGQEGPHDGRSLLDQGIQEIIKGKSGRAAVASAGNDGDDPIHAGGKLPPPENGRYPYLSFTADPDEEHLNVEIWYSSSDSIKAKLLVPDGRGGFTDYGWVKPGDSISASVDEGMLKGAQVYLGSDSPHPLYPDLNRIQVWIWDGGDMSLPLDRAKFMLELDGAGVRFDAYTVGPTVFTSEADRMCIQPDGEKTIASPASAPDVIAVASYAVTNSWPNIRGDYTVVDYARIGRISVFSSRGPLRNGGRKPDVAAPGQMIGAALSEVSWQRPNDILPDGRHVVFQGTSMAAPHVSGAISLLLEKHPDLTPSQVKLRIIASSLDMGKPGWDELWGYGKLRVPELLNLPRSPSLISIEPGDGKLKVKWTGVKGAAGYILEIDGKGMDVGDETEHVIDGLENDKPVRIRVIAYNGIGFKSSPSEEMIGVPDAKGLDLAPPLPPRSLWLLPDDGRVMAEWEPCPEPDVAGYKVYWGDGPGRYMSSAVVKGSTKYLIDGLENGVEIYVAVSAFDTSGNESELSREISTAPRRYEGDLPRQMPGSPFELEGDSVGSPLMVDLTGDGPPELIVTSSEGEIQVRSYLGGVRMMCDRNLNGRIRSEPITVDLDGDGLPEIVAAVGNSLYALSSNGDLFWRTKFDSEIYLSPAAADIDGDGKMEIILPLSDGTIDLVGPDGESKAIWRVSEERFCASPAIADIDGDGFPDVIIPSEKEVYAISHNGEKLWEYAPPDGYGDASPIASDFNGDGSIDVVFPSKGGDVYMMDSPGEIIWVNRTSVTVCGLSAGDLDGDGLPEIVASNEVGEICAWKADGKLVDGFPVQLEERSHTVPLILDLDGDRKPDLLVGAIRGDTGLIYGLKSNGELISGFPLVNYKFANTPAVGDLDGDGDMEIAISTMGGYVDKAQVNVWDLKISYAMESVEWGMPRKDGERSGFYPAQTPPGYITASSLKPVRWGEIKSNLLQNYPNPFNPETWIPFILGEPARVTIGIYDLSGRLVWRKVLGQREAGVYLLKDRAVKWDGRNLNGEEVSSGLYIYTLQADSNGERRLWRRRMMLIR from the coding sequence ATGGTTTTGATCCTTTCCCTGTTGATAGCGATATCATCGGTCAACTCGCCTTCAGAGCGGATCGACGGATTTCTGCTGGCCATCTCTCAGCTTCCCCTCGAGCAGGTGGAGAGGTTGGATTTCGTCCATGACGGCGTGGCAAGGGTGCTGATAAAGCTCTCCGGCCCGATCGACCATCTTCCGGGAGCGAAGATACGAACGATCACCGGCACCATTGCCTCGGCTGAGATCGCTCTATCTCGAATATCTGATCTCGCCACGTCGCCTCATGTTCTGTTCGTCCAGCCCGCTATCAGATTGAAGCCCTGTCAGGAGTGGATCAGAGGGAACATAAAGGATATAGGCGCGGATCTGGCTCATCGGTCCGATCCTGCTTTCACCGGTAGAGGAACGATCATCGGAGTGATAGATACCGGCATAGATTGGTCACATCCCGACTTCGCCAATCCCGATGGATCGTCTAAGATCCTCTACATCTGGGATCAGACGGTTACCATACCCGGCAAGGAACCCGCTGATTACGGCTATGGCTCGGAATGGTCAAGGGCCGAGATCCAATCCGGAGTCTGCCGCGAGATGGATACCTATGGGCATGGCACACATGTCTCCGGCGTAGCCTCCTCCGTCGCTCCTGATGCTCAGATCATAGCCGTTAAATCCTATCTCTTCGACGATCAGGTGATCGACGGCGTGAACTACGTGTTTAAAAGGGCGAGAGAGTTGGGGATGCCGGCGGTCGTTAACATGTCGTTTGGAGGGCAGGAAGGACCGCACGATGGGAGATCACTCCTAGATCAAGGCATTCAGGAGATCATTAAAGGCAAAAGCGGCAGGGCGGCGGTGGCTTCGGCTGGAAACGATGGTGACGACCCGATCCACGCGGGGGGAAAGCTTCCACCTCCTGAAAACGGCAGATATCCCTACCTCTCCTTCACGGCCGATCCCGACGAGGAACATCTCAACGTTGAGATCTGGTATAGCTCATCCGATTCGATAAAGGCAAAACTGCTGGTGCCTGATGGCAGGGGAGGGTTCACGGATTATGGATGGGTAAAACCCGGCGACTCCATATCCGCCTCAGTTGACGAGGGGATGCTGAAGGGAGCTCAAGTTTACCTCGGGTCGGACTCGCCACATCCGCTCTATCCCGATCTGAATCGCATCCAGGTCTGGATATGGGATGGAGGGGATATGAGCCTGCCGCTCGACAGAGCGAAGTTCATGCTGGAGCTGGATGGAGCCGGCGTGAGGTTCGACGCCTATACCGTCGGTCCCACCGTATTCACCTCGGAGGCAGACCGGATGTGCATTCAACCGGATGGGGAGAAGACAATAGCTTCACCAGCCTCAGCCCCCGACGTGATCGCCGTCGCCTCATATGCCGTGACGAACTCGTGGCCCAACATAAGGGGCGATTATACCGTCGTTGATTATGCGCGTATCGGCCGGATATCGGTCTTTTCAAGCAGGGGGCCGCTGAGAAATGGAGGGAGAAAACCGGATGTAGCCGCGCCGGGACAGATGATCGGAGCGGCGTTATCGGAGGTGAGCTGGCAGAGGCCTAACGATATCCTTCCTGATGGGAGACACGTGGTATTTCAAGGAACAAGTATGGCTGCCCCGCATGTCTCAGGGGCTATATCGCTTCTATTGGAAAAACATCCCGATCTGACGCCATCTCAGGTCAAGTTGCGGATCATCGCATCCTCCCTCGATATGGGCAAGCCGGGCTGGGATGAGCTGTGGGGATATGGGAAGCTAAGGGTTCCGGAGCTTCTGAACTTGCCTCGTTCACCCTCTCTGATTTCGATCGAGCCGGGCGACGGGAAGCTTAAAGTCAAATGGACAGGTGTAAAAGGGGCGGCCGGATATATCCTGGAGATAGATGGGAAAGGAATGGATGTCGGCGACGAGACGGAGCATGTTATCGATGGATTGGAGAACGACAAGCCGGTCAGGATCCGAGTCATCGCCTATAACGGAATCGGATTTAAAAGCTCCCCCTCTGAGGAGATGATAGGCGTGCCCGATGCCAAAGGATTGGATCTCGCTCCTCCCCTGCCTCCAAGATCGTTGTGGCTTCTGCCGGATGACGGTCGGGTAATGGCGGAGTGGGAACCATGTCCCGAACCGGATGTGGCGGGATACAAGGTATATTGGGGAGACGGACCAGGGAGGTATATGAGCTCAGCGGTGGTTAAGGGATCGACCAAGTATCTGATAGATGGGCTTGAAAACGGGGTTGAGATCTACGTAGCCGTCTCCGCCTTCGACACTTCAGGCAACGAGAGCGAGCTTTCAAGGGAAATCTCCACCGCACCTAGGCGATACGAGGGTGATCTGCCGCGACAGATGCCCGGATCGCCTTTTGAACTCGAGGGCGATTCCGTCGGTTCCCCCCTGATGGTGGACCTAACCGGTGACGGCCCCCCTGAGCTCATCGTGACGAGCTCTGAAGGTGAAATCCAGGTTAGATCCTACCTCGGCGGTGTGAGGATGATGTGTGATCGAAACCTGAACGGTCGGATAAGATCCGAACCGATCACGGTCGACCTCGACGGTGATGGTCTTCCGGAGATCGTAGCTGCCGTCGGGAATTCGCTTTACGCCTTGAGTTCAAATGGGGATCTGTTTTGGAGAACGAAATTCGACTCCGAGATCTATCTCTCTCCGGCGGCCGCCGACATAGATGGGGACGGTAAGATGGAGATCATCCTGCCGCTTTCCGACGGAACGATCGATCTCGTCGGCCCGGACGGTGAAAGCAAGGCGATCTGGAGGGTTTCCGAGGAGAGATTCTGCGCCTCACCTGCGATAGCTGACATCGACGGCGACGGGTTCCCAGACGTGATCATCCCGTCGGAAAAGGAGGTATACGCCATCTCACACAACGGGGAAAAGCTGTGGGAATACGCCCCTCCCGATGGATATGGGGATGCATCCCCGATCGCCTCGGATTTCAACGGAGACGGTTCCATCGATGTGGTTTTCCCATCTAAGGGAGGAGATGTCTATATGATGGACAGCCCTGGGGAGATCATCTGGGTGAACCGAACGAGCGTAACGGTCTGTGGATTGTCCGCCGGAGATCTCGACGGTGACGGATTGCCGGAGATCGTCGCCTCAAACGAAGTCGGTGAGATATGTGCCTGGAAGGCCGACGGAAAACTGGTGGATGGTTTCCCGGTCCAACTGGAGGAGAGATCCCATACCGTTCCTCTCATCCTCGACCTCGACGGGGATCGAAAGCCGGATCTGCTCGTTGGGGCCATAAGGGGAGACACGGGGTTGATCTACGGGCTGAAATCAAACGGTGAGCTCATCTCCGGTTTCCCACTGGTCAATTACAAGTTCGCTAACACTCCGGCTGTGGGAGACCTGGACGGGGATGGTGACATGGAAATCGCTATCTCTACGATGGGCGGTTATGTGGATAAAGCACAGGTGAACGTATGGGATCTCAAGATATCTTATGCGATGGAATCGGTCGAATGGGGGATGCCGAGAAAGGATGGTGAAAGATCAGGATTTTATCCGGCTCAAACCCCTCCAGGATATATCACAGCCTCCTCGCTGAAACCGGTGAGGTGGGGTGAGATCAAATCCAATCTGCTTCAAAACTATCCGAATCCATTCAACCCTGAGACCTGGATACCCTTCATCCTCGGCGAGCCTGCCAGGGTGACGATTGGGATATACGATCTTTCGGGAAGACTGGTATGGCGGAAGGTGTTGGGGCAACGTGAGGCGGGAGTTTATCTCCTCAAAGATAGGGCGGTCAAATGGGATGGGAGGAACCTAAACGGAGAGGAAGTTTCAAGCGGACTTTACATCTATACCCTTCAGGCGGATTCAAATGGAGAAAGGCGACTCTGGCGGCGTAGGATGATGCTCATCAGATAA
- a CDS encoding undecaprenyl-diphosphate phosphatase produces MSFIEAISLGVVQGLTEFLPVSSSGHLALAQHYLGLREPQLFFDVMVHVGTLMAILLAFREDVLRILRGKDWYLFGMICLGTVPTAVIGFTLRRFVEEAMIRVWIVSAMLLVTGIVLISSSLIARKAIKKLDRVTPLRSLAVGVAQGVAVIPGISRSGMTISSALALGVKGEEAARFSFLLSIPAILGAALLEVKDIGANEIQIAPTLSGMIAAFISGFIAIKLLISMLRRGRYTVFGYYCVAIAFLSLLLNLLFNL; encoded by the coding sequence ATGAGCTTCATCGAGGCGATATCGCTCGGAGTGGTTCAGGGATTGACGGAGTTCCTGCCCGTCAGCAGCTCAGGTCATCTCGCTCTCGCTCAGCATTATCTGGGATTGCGAGAGCCCCAGCTTTTTTTCGACGTGATGGTTCACGTCGGAACACTGATGGCTATATTGTTGGCTTTCAGAGAAGATGTGCTGAGGATACTCAGGGGGAAGGATTGGTATCTGTTCGGGATGATATGTCTCGGCACCGTGCCGACGGCGGTGATAGGGTTTACCCTGAGGAGGTTTGTCGAGGAGGCGATGATAAGGGTTTGGATCGTCTCAGCCATGCTCCTCGTGACAGGCATCGTTCTTATCTCCTCCTCCCTGATCGCCCGGAAGGCGATTAAAAAGCTGGATCGCGTTACCCCTCTTCGATCGCTGGCCGTCGGCGTGGCTCAGGGGGTGGCTGTCATTCCGGGGATATCTCGCTCGGGCATGACCATCTCATCGGCCTTAGCTTTAGGGGTAAAAGGGGAGGAGGCGGCGAGGTTCTCCTTCCTCCTGTCGATCCCCGCCATCCTCGGAGCGGCATTGCTGGAGGTGAAGGATATCGGCGCAAACGAGATACAGATCGCCCCGACTCTCTCAGGTATGATAGCCGCTTTCATCTCGGGATTCATAGCTATAAAACTGTTGATATCCATGCTCAGGAGAGGGAGATATACCGTTTTCGGATACTACTGCGTCGCCATCGCCTTCCTTTCCCTGCTGCTCAACCTCCTCTTCAACCTCTAA
- a CDS encoding zf-HC2 domain-containing protein translates to MRIMGKTYYTDGECLSEELLWDYVSGKLPAQVGQAVNRHLERCPSCRSRTQEVREDFERFTSLGDLPYDITRRCWEVIFGRGFLIGSRLSSLKHDLACRVSQEGENIWMASDNGRSDIIVGVLDSDGKVKGFTIFRFLLYPVISEHRISMALRERGESERYDGYVAHVVVKFDDLPWEMPVRVEGCEIVVEDVLLPESFPDEIEEMELDIFIEPPREPIV, encoded by the coding sequence GTGAGGATCATGGGGAAGACCTATTACACGGATGGGGAATGTTTATCCGAAGAGCTTCTCTGGGATTATGTTTCGGGTAAACTCCCCGCTCAGGTCGGTCAGGCTGTGAACCGGCATCTCGAGAGATGCCCCTCATGCAGATCCAGAACCCAGGAGGTGAGAGAGGATTTCGAGAGGTTCACCTCCTTGGGGGATCTGCCCTATGATATCACCCGCAGATGTTGGGAGGTAATCTTCGGTAGGGGTTTCCTAATAGGAAGTAGGCTCTCATCGCTCAAGCATGATTTAGCTTGCAGGGTAAGCCAGGAGGGAGAAAATATCTGGATGGCTTCCGATAACGGTAGATCAGACATAATCGTAGGGGTGCTCGATAGCGACGGAAAGGTAAAGGGATTCACCATCTTCAGGTTCCTCCTATATCCCGTTATAAGCGAGCACAGGATCTCAATGGCTCTTAGGGAAAGAGGGGAATCCGAAAGGTATGACGGATACGTGGCCCATGTCGTGGTGAAGTTCGATGATCTGCCCTGGGAGATGCCCGTTAGGGTGGAGGGGTGTGAGATCGTCGTGGAGGATGTTTTACTGCCGGAGTCTTTCCCCGATGAGATCGAGGAAATGGAACTGGATATCTTCATCGAACCGCCGAGAGAACCGATCGTATGA
- a CDS encoding sigma-70 family RNA polymerase sigma factor: MDRTGKEEDRRLIEGLLNNNMAAFNEVIARTVRMAVACYRRFRVELKSLGLEPGDVAQEVLFRLVNSDYGIFRRWDYRESVDAAIYKITRNLCLDLTKKARKERRMLRSYAELRSDVQMGEFQVERKEAREYFERCLRSLSEVDRTIIQMRRAGRSFDEIAKALGASYSMVTTRFHRAKKRLRDMLRESGIGYYDLI, from the coding sequence ATGGACAGGACGGGAAAGGAAGAGGATAGGCGTCTTATCGAGGGCTTGCTCAACAATAACATGGCGGCTTTCAATGAGGTGATCGCCAGAACCGTCAGGATGGCCGTGGCATGTTACAGGAGATTCCGCGTGGAGCTTAAGTCCCTCGGTTTAGAGCCGGGAGACGTGGCACAGGAGGTGCTCTTCAGGTTGGTAAACAGCGACTATGGCATATTCAGGAGATGGGATTACAGAGAGAGCGTGGATGCCGCCATATATAAGATAACACGGAATCTCTGTCTCGATCTGACCAAGAAGGCGAGAAAGGAGCGGAGGATGTTGAGATCCTATGCCGAGCTCAGATCAGACGTTCAGATGGGCGAATTTCAAGTTGAAAGGAAGGAAGCCCGGGAGTATTTTGAAAGATGCCTGAGATCGCTCTCCGAGGTGGATAGAACGATAATACAGATGAGGAGGGCAGGCAGATCGTTCGATGAAATCGCAAAAGCCCTCGGCGCCTCATACAGTATGGTGACCACCCGGTTCCACCGAGCCAAAAAACGGCTTAGGGATATGCTGAGAGAATCCGGGATAGGGTATTACGATTTGATCTGA
- a CDS encoding N-acetyl-gamma-glutamyl-phosphate reductase, translating into MVKVGIVGASGYTSSELLRFLLSHPEEIKIEMLTSRTYAGERIDKVIPNLRGFMDLRFERFDPDEVASRCDIVFLALPHKVAMQFAPSLLERGVRVIDFSADYRLKDVKTYERWYGVEHTSPHLIKRAVYGLSELHREEIRDARLVANPGCYPTGAILAAAPLMRREGIVDRSLVIVDAKTGISGAGRKPSDKTHYPSRTENFEPYNVMAHRHSPEMEQELSLIASEQVLVAFTPHLVPMSRGILSTLYFRMIEPVSTGDLLEIYREFYRSEPFIRVLDKGEFPSTKAVYGSNFCDIAVLADERTNVVVVMSAIDNLVKGASGQALQNMNLMCGFDEKAGLNLAPLMP; encoded by the coding sequence ATGGTCAAGGTAGGAATCGTCGGGGCGTCGGGATATACCAGCAGTGAACTATTGAGGTTTCTCCTGTCACATCCCGAAGAGATCAAAATCGAGATGCTCACCTCTCGTACCTACGCGGGAGAGCGGATCGATAAGGTCATACCCAATCTTCGTGGATTCATGGATCTCCGCTTCGAGAGATTTGATCCCGATGAGGTCGCATCCAGATGCGATATAGTTTTCCTAGCCCTCCCCCACAAGGTCGCTATGCAGTTTGCCCCCTCACTTCTGGAGAGAGGGGTGAGGGTGATAGACTTCAGCGCGGACTACAGACTGAAGGACGTAAAAACATACGAGAGATGGTATGGCGTCGAACACACATCCCCTCATCTGATTAAGAGGGCGGTCTACGGATTGTCCGAGTTACACAGGGAAGAGATAAGGGATGCGCGTCTCGTCGCCAACCCCGGATGTTATCCCACAGGCGCTATATTGGCCGCTGCCCCCCTGATGAGGCGCGAGGGGATCGTGGATAGATCTCTCGTGATAGTCGACGCCAAGACCGGAATTTCAGGGGCAGGCAGAAAGCCATCTGATAAAACCCATTATCCCTCCCGAACGGAGAACTTCGAGCCCTATAACGTCATGGCGCACAGACACTCGCCGGAGATGGAACAGGAACTGAGCCTCATCGCCTCAGAACAAGTCCTCGTGGCCTTTACACCACATCTGGTGCCGATGAGCAGGGGTATACTGAGCACCCTTTATTTCAGAATGATCGAGCCCGTCTCCACAGGGGATCTGTTGGAGATCTATAGGGAGTTTTACAGATCAGAGCCGTTCATCAGGGTGCTGGATAAGGGCGAGTTTCCATCGACGAAGGCGGTGTATGGAAGCAACTTCTGCGATATAGCCGTCCTGGCGGATGAACGAACAAACGTCGTGGTCGTCATGTCGGCCATAGATAACCTCGTGAAGGGCGCGTCAGGTCAGGCGTTGCAGAATATGAACCTGATGTGTGGGTTCGACGAAAAGGCGGGGCTTAACCTCGCCCCTCTGATGCCGTAG